TAAATTATAGTAGCCCACAGGAGTCAGTGCCATATTATGCAACTCACACAAACACCCATGGTCTTGCAGAGGAGAGCTCTGTTTGTTCAAGAATAAGGTCTGGTACTTCTCATAATAGGAGGTCATGTTACCTTAAAACGCCATTGCCCCACAGGTCTGCCTGATGAATAACATCTGTTCCTATAACAACTGCCTCTCCAGCAGGAGAGAGGGGCTCCATGGCACGACAAAACCCAAAGCAGTACACAGGCAGTCCCATGCCAAGGGAGTAAGTGGCCATAATAAGAAACAGAAACCTCACTACAGGACTGATTCAGACCCTGCTGGAGCTAACAGGAAGGAACACAGCAGATTTCAGGGGATCTTGGGTTAGAAGGCATGCATACCCCTGTCTGTGCTCATATTGAGCTAGTACTACCAGCAGCCATGATATAGGTTGATTGAAGTCAAATGTTTCTTCAGCCCTATACCTGCTCCTCAACACCCACAGCAAAACCTGGTTCACTTTGCAGTCCTATTGATGCAAGCAAAGGAAAAGTTTACTGGAGTAAGTGGTAGCAGGGATGTTTCTCCATACCTAAGAAAGCCATAATTGTCAATGTAATTTGCAGTCCAGAATTACCAGACTTCTCATGGCAAGAAAGTTGTGTGCAAAGACAGATCACTGGGAGAAGGACTCCTCTGCTTTGTTTCCGTTCAAAAGAACAGAGTGAAATCCTATTACTAACAACTAAAATTAGATTTTAACTCGCATCCAGCTTCTTGCGCTGGAGACAATAAAATCAAGCGGATTTATACGGAGTTACCAATATTTCCACTGGAAGTGTGAAAAAAAGTCAGCTGAAAAGACTTGGGAATACAGTTAGCTGGTAATTTGGTTTCACAACAAGTTTGAaggttttaaaatgaattttagcTCATCAgtggaatgaaaacaaaacctctgAACATTTTGTCCAAATGAAACTGTAGAGAAACACCTGTTTTCTTATCATAACTCACAATTTTCTCAGCTCTGACcttgtctctccctctctctccttcttgcTCCCCCTCTCACTCTCTGTCGCCAGAGGTAGCTGCAGAGCCCTGGATCACAAACtcttttcagctgatttttttttttaaatcaatacgTCACTCAAAGTTATTTTGTCTTTTCACCAGAAAAGCATCCTGTCAGGAATGTTCATAAACAACTCTGCTCGGGAGGTGTTCTTAGCTTGTCCCCAAAAACTGACATATCTTAAGCATCTAACTGGACAGTCAGCTGCTCATCTGTGAGGCTCTGGGTGAAAAGCACACGGTGAATCACTGAAATGACAGTCCTATGTATTAAAGATGTCTGGGCTATCCTCCTGTCTATTTTCTGCACAGAGAATAAATTCTGTTATATTCCACCCAGTCTATTCTTGTCATGCAAAGCACATATTTAACTAAAGCATTCCTGCTCACAGTTTTCTTCTCTTGAACCTGACCCCAAGGATTTTAGGGATACACCTGTAAATAAatagtaggaaaaaaatgttgGTCTGGTCTTACGTTCCTCTATTTCTTCATGTGTTCACTTCAGTATGGAATTGGCAAACAAATCTtagctgtttttaaaagcaaaggcaaatgcatgAGCCCCATCTTCTGTCAGTTGTATTTCTTTGGGTATAAATTACGAGATTACAAAGTCGCCTCAGACAGAAAACCTTTACTCTGGTACATAACATTTTGACTTTCCCTCTGAGACAGGCTGGCTTGTTTTTCTTACAGGTCAGAAGGGGTTTTGCTGTTGTGCTGACATTTtgcagcattttcttccttttgcaccTGAAAGAAAATATGCAGTGCTGAAATGATAGTGAAAATGTATTACTCCCTTTCAGTGACATGGCCTGCACATGTCTGTGCATCAGCGGGTTAGTGACAGGGGCCGGAGGAGAACTCCTTCATCCCCGGTGTATAGAGGAGCCAAACATCACTGAATTTTTTGTCCTCTTTTGGTTGCACCACCACTTTTAGAAGCTCTGTCTCAAAGAAATGATGCCTTATGGGTGGGGACAAAAAGGAGAATATTCCGATTAGAAACAACCTAACGTCTCTGCCACATCTGGCCTTCGCGCCTCAATAGCCCCTTGAGCACAGCTCATAACTAATGAGCACCCCATGGCTGGCTGTACAATTCCAGTGCATTCTATTGAATTCCAGGGGGTGCCCAAAAGGATGCTACATATCCTGAAGGCAAAATCACGTCCTGTTTTCTGGGTCTTCTATCAAATGTATATGGCTAGTGGTTTAATTACTATTTATTGAGTACTGCTGGTAGGCTATAAAGGACACAAAAAGAATTGTTGTGTATAAACaactgatttttatctgtttctttctttctcattaccCTGCTATCCACCTCAGTCCTTTTGTCATAGCTTTATGCGATACAGACTGAAAATattctgatttgaaaaaaaaaaaaagggaaaaatagaagCAAACAAGCGTCAAGAGATAACCtcatcatgttaaaaaaaaacccaaccaaacaacaacCATTTCTCCAGGTACAAATAGTCAAAAGGATGTAATAAAACCCTTTAATctcactgaaatggaaaaaataaaaataaaaattgtaagcATAGAACTAGACAGCCAGATGCTCAGCTGAGGAGGGTTTACTAATTCTACTGACTTCAACAGACCTATCCTTTGTTTGTTGACTGGCAGACTCCTAACTGTGGTTTGATGCAATACCAAAATCTTTGCAAGTGTTGACAACAAACGTAACTGCAGTGTAAGAAAATTAGAGGGAGACATGACAGAAACTTATTCCATAAACTTCACAGAAGCTTACCCAGGTGGAACGTGAAGGAAAGACACAAAGATGTCACCTTCATCTGATCTGGCTCCCAGTAAATCACATCTGCACCTCAGGTTAGAAGAATGGCATACCATCAAGACTGGAATATTTAATTTGGAATAGGGTTTGAGATGAGCAAAGTGAACTATTTTGTTGGTAGGAAAGAAATCAATATGCAGATCCAGTTCCAAAATTTTCAAGTCAATATTAATTTTATAAAAGGACAAACAGATAAATACATCTGAGAACTTAAAAATCAAGATCTGGATTCAAATGTTGTGTCTCTGTCACATATTTAGAGGTATCCCATTAGTATGCTATTCCTAAAGGGGTATTGTATGTTGTAAGGTGTTTTCATTAGCCAAAGCTGACTGGTCCTTCTGCACACATCTTCTACCTTTAAACTCTTTCCAAGTAGTTTGTCTGGGATCCATTTCATAAAGGCAAAGGGACCAATTTCATGATGgtatctgttttgttttctttcccctgcaGGATTAAGTGATAATTGGGTATCTTGTTAGCAGAACAGAAATGAATAACTCAACGTACGTAAACTCTTCCACTGAAAATGTGATGGCTTTGGAGAGCCCCTATAAAACTGTTGAGGTGGTGTTCATCGTCCTGGTAGCAGGGTCTCTCAGTCTAGTCACCATAATTGGGAACATCCTGGTCATGGTGTCAATCAAAGTCAACAGGCACCTACAGACTGTAAACAACTATTTCCTGTTCAGCTTGGCCTGCGCCGACTTGATCATTGGCATCTTTTCAATGAACCTATACACCCTCTACACTGTGATAGGCTACTGGCCGTTAGGGCCTGTGGTGTGTGACCTCTGGCTGGCTCTTGACTATGTGGTCAGCAACGCGTCTGTAATGAATCTCCTCATCATCAGCTTTGACAGATACTTTTGTGTCACCAAGCCTCTGACATATCCCGTAAAGCGGACCACTAAGATGGCAGGCATGATGATCGCAGCTGCGTGGGTGCTGTCCTTCATCCTGTGGGCCCCTGCGATTCTTTTCTGGCAGTTCATTGTGGGAGGAAGGACTGTTCCAGATGGGGATTGCTACATCCAGTTTTTTTCCAATGCTGCCGTCACTTTTGGCACTGCCATTGCAGCCTTCTATTTGCCTGTTATCATCATGACTGTCCTCTACTGGCACATCTCTCGAGCCAGTAAGAGTCGgataaagaaagggaaaaaggaagctGCCCAAAACCAAGATACTGTTTCCCCCAGCCTTGTCCAAGGTAAAATAGCGAAACCAAATAATAACAACATCCCAGCCAGTGGGGATGGGTTGGAGCACAGCAAAATTCAGAATGGAAAAACCACTGGAGAGACTGTGACGGAGAACTGCGTTcaaggggaggagaaggagagctCCAATGACTCCACCTCTGTCAGCGTGGTTGCTTCCAACGTGAAAGAGGACGAAGCTACCAAAGATGCCAGCCAGGCTTCTGCCTCCCAAGACCATCTCAAAGTGGAGAACTCCAAGATGACATGTATCAGGATAGTCACCAAGTCACAAAAGGGTGACTGCTGTGCCCCCACCAACACTACTGTGGAGATTGTAGGCACCaacagggaggagaagcagaatAGTGTAGCCCGGAAAATCGTTAAGATGACAAAGCAGCCAGCCAAAAAGAAACCACCTCCTTCTAGAGAGAAAAAAGTAACAAGGACTATTTTGGCCATCCTTCTGGCCTTCATCATCACCTGGACCCCATACAATGTGATGGTGCTCATCAACTGCTTCTGCACATCCTGCATACCTGGCACTGTATGGACCATAGGTTACTGGCTCTGTTATATCAACAGCACCATCAACCCTGCTTGTTACGCGCTCTGCAATGCTACTTTCAAGAAGACCTTTAAGCACCTTCTTATGTGTCATTACAAGAATATAGGAGCTACAAGGTAAAACTGAtcataatgacaaaaaaaaaataataatggaaagGGTGAAGAAGTtccaatttaaattaaaaaatcaaaaatgcCATAGCACTTTATGCTCTCCTACGGAATGTGCAATCCAGGATGTTAGTGGAAATACTGACATGGGGCATCAGCTCCACCCCTGAGAActacatttaaaaacatttttttaattattgaaaaTAAATCTTAAGGACATGGGGATGTTTGAAGAGTTATTCAAGTATATGGACTGGAGGCACAGTTCCTTGCTTTCTGAGAGTATTCTGCAGAAGGGCTCTAGAGTCTACAATTTTTTGTCATTCTGTGTAAAAtactggttcttttttttttttttttccttttttttttttcctgtgtctgtttaatatgttttcatctaggggaaaaaaaagggaaattttaaCTATAACTGTGGAAGAGGCATAGGAGTTTGGAAGATCCTTCCATAATCCAAATGAATCATGGTAGAAGGTTTCTAAAGCTCTAAGTTGTGTGAAGTTTTTTTGTCACTGTCATGTAAGAATCTTAATGTTAGGTAAATAATGgtgaaatttattttatgttgttTAAGACACGGCCATTTCCAAAATTGCATCAGTTCTGAAAGTGTACTTATGCTCAACATGTAACCATTGCCTAACCTGTACATCATTCGAAGTCTGCCTCTTGTCTCCTTCTAGGTGTTTTTGTTCCATGATTCCTTCCTCATGTCAAGATAAACATGAAAAAATGATGTCTTTTTGGGGGGATTGCTGCATCCCAAGACTATTTCAGCATCCATGCAAACCAAAGCTTTTGAGACAATTTTGTTCACTTTGTTTGTCATATAACATCCACTTGTGGATTTGTCTTTTAcatccatcagctttttcttcctttttgtatcTTACTTGTCCAGGGCATGAAGATTGAATATCAAAAGAAGTTGTAAATTGAAAGGTCTCATCCACTCAAGCCACTATGGTGGCCAAACAAAGGGCCTCAGCTGAAGAATAGAAACAAGGTTGTTTACCAGCAAAATGGAGATTACGTCCTTTTAAATTTGGGTGTACAAGTGAAGAGGTATGCTGAGGCTTCACAGAATTAATAGTAAATATTAGATGACTGTGCTCTTGACCAGGCAAAAGATGATTCACACTCATTTATtgacaaaaagaataaaatgaactGACATGTCCACATGGATCAAGCTCTGTGTTAGCCCTTAGTGTGAAACCAAGGTCCTTCCTAGGTGTGTCCTGGACAAGGTGTTTACTTTGTGGAAAAGGTACTGACTACATTGTCTTTTGTACCAGCTGGGAGCAATATTTTCACTGTTAACCAAGGGATAACACGtaaaaaggcagaaaggaaaacagtgatTACACAAAACCAGATACTGAAATAGTCTGGATCGGGGGCTGGCAGGGGTAAAGTTCAAATATTATCTGTTACTCCACTGCAGCTCAAATTCACTTTCTTTCTGCCTAGCAAAGAATTTACGATTTCAATATTTGATATTTATTGTAGCACAACTGAACACTGTGTGGATAGGACAAAGTGTATCCGATTACTGAAAACAGCAATTGTCTGTGAGTTATGCATATCCTAGTTACCACCTCCTTAGTAACTCTGACTTCCAGGCACTAGTGAAGGTACACCTACCGAGTTTGTTACCCAAAAAAATAGTTTGCTGCATAGACAGTGTCCTGAGCAACAGTCTTCTGGAGTGTAAGCCTACAAAATAGGACACCAAATCATTCTGTTATTTCATGCTACCATATTGGAGTCTTCCAAAATGCACTTGGAAATAGCAGCCTTCAAGATTACAGGGAAATTAATCTTGAAGACTTCAGTTTTAGATTTGACAGGCTTATTGGAACACGGTGTCAAAGCACTTTGGCAATATGACAATTTTCATGTTTCCAAGTACGAGTTCccagcagaaagagaaaatgaggagGATTAAACTGCAGTAAATTAAGGTCACATTAAACTCAGGATTAATGTGTCTTAATATGCATTCATTGATTTTATACCCCCAGTGATTTCATCCTTATATATCTAAATGACTCCATGCAGCCAAGGATCTAATTTTGCAACCCTCTCTTGGCTTGAGTCGTATTTACTCTCACTATTTTAATCTTCCTGCTTGTAAGGAAGAATTACTCAATGATAAGCCTTGCAGAACTGAATGCTGCTTGCCTTTCAAAACTACATTCACTAGGCTTATCTTGACTGGTCAAGGTAAAGACTTACATTATCATTTCTAGATCATTCATTCTCTTACGGTGTtaaaaaatctgataaaaagaacAAAGATGAAATGAAATCTGCTTATTTTCTAAATCTGACTTCTTTGGAAAAGTTTCATACAAGAAACTCACCcgcttttttctttcagcaagtgCAGTGAGCATCAATAGTACAGGTACTCAAACTGGGAAATAATCGTTTGTATATTCTTGTTTAATCTTTTAACTCCAAGTTTTCCAGCAGTTGTGCAAATCATTTATTTTGACCTTTGAAGCTGTCACTTTTTCTTCAATTATGAGTTCCTCTAACAGCTAAGGACTCTTCCATAGGTTAAGTGCAAGACATAGATTACAATTGCACTTCTTTGTCGTGTGATGTGATGACACTCAAAACacgttgcagaaaaaaaagattttggggCCATGAAACACActaacagacaaacaaaaaagaaaaaccctcagTCTGAAGCTTTCTAGCATTTTTACCTAGCACCACCCCAACTTCTGATCCTAAAGGACAAGgtgctttggtttgtgttgtggtATATTTAAAAGGCTTGCAGGACATACAATCCTGTGTGTTTCCATCTTGTACCAGTTCAAGGAAAGAATATTTCCATGGTACATCCACATTCTCAGCCAATTAAGCAATGTAAAAATAGATTACTTCATACACCTACACATGTACACACAGTCATGCAAACATACATCTGAACATAGTTTATCTACATGGAAAATGATGATCTAACGTTCAAGATATTGCATGAGAGTTTGTCTGTGTTGTGCTCACTGGTGGCTGATGGGAGGTGCAGAGCCAGCCCTTACTCATGACACTGTCTACCCCCTCCCAGAGGCAGAGGGGAGGCAGAGCTTGCTCTGAGATACCGGCAGCCTCTCCGGTCTTCAGCTGGTGGTGGCTCAGTACGACAAAAAGTGTGATAATCTTTCAGAGCTGCATAGTAATTTGTTCTTTTGAACACTTTTTGAGCTCTCTTGTCTTTCCTTTGTGTCCCAAACCACGTTCACCAGGTTTCACTTCCCTTCCGAGTGATAGCTCTGCGAGATGCAGATGTCGGTCTTGAAGAGCCGCGCTCCCTGGGTACTTCCTCCGGCTTCCCCGGCTGTCACCTGCACCCTGTCGGCCCCAAAGCCCCAggtggccctgctgctggtgctgccacGTCTTCACCTTGGGCTTGGCCAGAGGACCCCAGCAGCATGTCCACACCATTCACTGCGCTGGTCACTTTCGTTTCACATAGAAATTGAGCAAACTGTGCAGGTGACTCatggaagagaaagacaaaaaaaccaaaacaacaacaaacttgCAGTTAGCAATTCTtgtcctctcctttccttcctcttaaTTATTTCCAGAAACAAGCTAAAACTGAAAAGGCTGAGCCAACCCTTGACAgtagccctgcagcagcaggatttGTCATTTCGGCGGCCCATGGGGAGTGACTCGTACTGTCACAGGCCAGCCGTACCTTCACTCTCCAGGGAGAGAACGGCAGCCTGAAGATATGTCAATCCAGCTGGCACCTTTTCTGAGCATTAAAGACATCTGtgcttaaaagaaaagaaagacaaaaaaagaaagaaagactgaaagaaatcAAAAAGCTGAAGTTGAGAAAGCTGCGTtccaatgaggaaaaaaaaacctaagaaaAATTTCTGTCAGCCTTCTGTTTGGGATTTTCAGTTGATTTACTAGGAATCATGAGGATCCATTCAGATAGCAAAGTGTTTGAAAATTGCCTGATGAAAAATAGCGCAAAGCCATCAAACATATCTATATAGgtcataatttctttctttctttttttttttttgcctcacaaATGGCATGGGGATGGCAGTGTTCAAATGGACCCCAGGGATCCGTCGTTCAGCATCCACAAAGCATGAAGGGGACAAAAGCAAGTGCTAAATCCATCAGCCCTCTGTTTTACATTATTCTGGTAGAGGAAAACATCTTGACAAAAGGAGGTGTCTTTACCAAGTGTGGCTGTGGTGAGAACAGCCCACACACCAGTGAGGAAGCCCTTGGGGTGTCCCAGCTGCTCCTGGCCACCCCCGCTGGGACAGGGGCAGGAGGGGattgtccttttttttatttgtttcatctcCTAATGGATTCGAACGTGTCCATGTGTCTGCTTTGCTGTGGGGCTTACTAGTCAACTCGCTGGCCCCTTCCCCATTTTTGATTAATTTAAACCCCTGTCCAGGAGAAGCCCTAGTGCTGCCTGGGGATATATCTCCTGGTTTCTCCTGTGGTGCTGAGGTGGCACAATTCGAATTTATCATCTCAGCTGACAGCACCTCTGCCGCTTCTGTTACCCAAAACTGTTCCTGGT
The sequence above is drawn from the Opisthocomus hoazin isolate bOpiHoa1 chromosome 8, bOpiHoa1.hap1, whole genome shotgun sequence genome and encodes:
- the CHRM2 gene encoding muscarinic acetylcholine receptor M2 isoform X1, with the translated sequence MNNSTYVNSSTENVMALESPYKTVEVVFIVLVAGSLSLVTIIGNILVMVSIKVNRHLQTVNNYFLFSLACADLIIGIFSMNLYTLYTVIGYWPLGPVVCDLWLALDYVVSNASVMNLLIISFDRYFCVTKPLTYPVKRTTKMAGMMIAAAWVLSFILWAPAILFWQFIVGGRTVPDGDCYIQFFSNAAVTFGTAIAAFYLPVIIMTVLYWHISRASKSRIKKGKKEAAQNQDTVSPSLVQGKIAKPNNNNIPASGDGLEHSKIQNGKTTGETVTENCVQGEEKESSNDSTSVSVVASNVKEDEATKDASQASASQDHLKVENSKMTCIRIVTKSQKGDCCAPTNTTVEIVGTNREEKQNSVARKIVKMTKQPAKKKPPPSREKKVTRTILAILLAFIITWTPYNVMVLINCFCTSCIPGTVWTIGYWLCYINSTINPACYALCNATFKKTFKHLLMCHYKNIGATRFHFPSE
- the CHRM2 gene encoding muscarinic acetylcholine receptor M2 isoform X2 encodes the protein MNNSTYVNSSTENVMALESPYKTVEVVFIVLVAGSLSLVTIIGNILVMVSIKVNRHLQTVNNYFLFSLACADLIIGIFSMNLYTLYTVIGYWPLGPVVCDLWLALDYVVSNASVMNLLIISFDRYFCVTKPLTYPVKRTTKMAGMMIAAAWVLSFILWAPAILFWQFIVGGRTVPDGDCYIQFFSNAAVTFGTAIAAFYLPVIIMTVLYWHISRASKSRIKKGKKEAAQNQDTVSPSLVQGKIAKPNNNNIPASGDGLEHSKIQNGKTTGETVTENCVQGEEKESSNDSTSVSVVASNVKEDEATKDASQASASQDHLKVENSKMTCIRIVTKSQKGDCCAPTNTTVEIVGTNREEKQNSVARKIVKMTKQPAKKKPPPSREKKVTRTILAILLAFIITWTPYNVMVLINCFCTSCIPGTVWTIGYWLCYINSTINPACYALCNATFKKTFKHLLMCHYKNIGATR